The Methanobrevibacter sp. V74 genome includes the window ATTTCATTGATGAGTCTGACCTGACTATTTCGGGGACTGTACTTCGGCAGTGACCAATGAAGCATCCATTCTAGAGTTGAATTATTACTATCCATAAAATTCCCAATCATTACCAACAAGTTGTTAATAATCATTCTATAAAATATAATACTTAAATGTTTATTCATCAACTGATGAAAAATTAATTATTTATTAACAATATAAATAAAAACATGTCTAAAATTAACCAATTACAAGAAATTATCAATAATTCAGACAATATTGTGTTTTTTAGAGGCACCAGTGTTTCAACAGAAAGTGGAATACCTGATTTTAGGTCTGAAAGCGGAATTTATAAAAGTTTAGAAAAATATGGAGACCTTTCGGAAAATATAATCTCCCATAGCTACTATCTAGACCATACCGAGGAATTTTTCGAATATTATAAAGACACACTTGTTTTTAAGAATGCCCATCCCAATCCGGCTCATTTAAAATTAGCAGAGATGGAAAAGGCAGGCAAATTAAAAGCAGTTATCACTAAAAATATCGATGGACTTCATCAAAAGGCAGGCAGTGAGGAAGTTTTAGAGCTTCATGGAAGTGTTCATAGGAACTACTGTCAAATTTGCAACAGACAATATGGATTAGATCATGTTTTAGAAAGTGAAAGGATACCAAGGTGTGAATGCGGAGGTATTGTTAAGCCTGATGTTGTTTTATATGGAGAACCTTTAAAAAATGCTGTTTTAAATTTTTCAGTTGACCTCATATCTCAAGCCGATACTTTAATTATTGGCGGCACTTCTCTTGTTGTTTATCCTGCCGCCGGATTAATAAATTACTTCAACGGTGAAAATTTGGTTTTATAGTTACTAACCAAACTTTTATTATAGATGTCGGATAAATTATAAAATATGTCTGGAAAATCTAAAATTAATGTTTTTAACAAAATGACAAAAATCGCTTTGGATGAAGAAATCAGCAATTGTGTGGCTTACCATAGGTATTATCAAAGGCTAATTGCAGTCAAAATAGTTAGTGAAGGAAATACCATAACTAATGCCGCAAATATATTGGGAAAATCCTATCAAACAGTTCACAGATGGATTAAAACATGTGAATCTGATAGGATTAGAAGGTTTAAAACCATCTTTTGGTGGTGGAAGACCATCAAAATTAACTTATGATCAACTAATTGAATTAGATAAACTCATTGAAAAAACACCCAATATGTCAATGAAAGACGTACATAAACTTGTTAATGAAAAATTCAATGTAAATTATAGTTTAAAGCAAATAGGAAAAATTATAAAGAAATTAGGATACAATTATAGCAAAGCATATCCTAAATTTTCAAAATCCCCAAAAGATGCTGAAGAACAGTTAAAAAAAACTTAGAAGAATATAATGTAACAACAAATGATATTATAATCTTATTTGATGAAGCATCATTCCAAAATGAACCCTATACTCAAAAATCACTATATAAACAAGGAACAAAACACACACAAACTGTAAATCCATACAAATTCAAAATCAACGCCACAGGATCACTAACAATAAATGGAAATTCAACCATCACAATCACAAATTCATCAACAGCACCAGAAATTGCAATAGCACTTTTAAAATTAAGAGTAGCAAATACTAACAATGAAAAATACAGTAAAAATATTAAACAAAATAATATCCGATGTTAATCTAACTGATAAAGACATAAACAAATTATTAATGAAAAATAACAAAAATAATGAAATTTTTACAGCAAAAATTTTAAAAACATTAGAAAAAATATAAAGACAATACCACATCCACAATCACTAGAATCATTGGAAAAACACTGCAATAGAGAATCCCTCAATAATGTGAAAAAAAGAAGAGAAATAAGAAGAAAAATAACATTAAACCTATTACAAAAAGAAGACATAATAACAAAAATGCAAACCGAACAAAGAATATGTTTAATTCTAGATAATTACAATGTCCACAAATCCGTATTTATCAAAAAAAATAGCATTATATCTTAATATTGAACTAATATACCTTCCACCATACTCTCCTCACCTAAATCCAATCGAACAAATATGGAGACAAATGAAAAAAGAAATAAAACATTATTACCTTAAATCAAAAGAATTTCTACAAGAATTAACTATAAAAACATATAATGAATCGATTTCTGGAACAAAAGTTCATGACAAATGGCTCGAAACATTTATACCAAAAGTTTAGTAATTAACTATAATTAACAAAAGCAAAACACCTTATGACAACATTGCCAGTTTAGTCATTAACGATGCCATTGGTGATGTTTTCTCCCAAATCAAAATCTAAAGATTCAGGAACTAATTCTATTCCTTCTAGTTGATTATTGCATCTGTAGACTAGTATTTCAACACCGGCATCGTATGCATCATTTAAAGTTTGTGAAAATTTAGGATCATTTTCCCAGTTGGGTCTGAAGAACTTTCCAATCGGATGCTGTATTAAGAAAAACACGCAACATCTATTTCCCTCTTTTTTAAGTTTTATCAATTCTTTTAGATGTTTTGCACCGCGTTCGGTTGGTGCATCAGGAAATCTTGCTTCACCATCAACGATTAATGTAACTCCCTTTACTTCAACATAACATTCCTCATCTTCACGGGACAAGTATATATCTATTCTGGAGTTATCGGCTGTTTTTTCTCTTACATGGTAATCATAACCCTCAAGCTCTTTTATTTTACCATTTATGATTGCATCATATACAATACTGTTAGCTTGTTGAGAGTAAAGTGATACTAACACTCCCTTGTTTTCAACAAAATGCAGTGAAAATTTAGTTTTTCGATTTGGATTGTCTGATGGTTTAAGCCAAACGACTGCATCCTCAACCAATAACTCTTTACATCTTCCAGTATTTGGTACGTGAGCTATCTCTTTATTACCATCAATTTCTACTTCAGCAATAAAGCGATTAGGTCTTGCTTTAAAAATTCCCCTAACATAATCCATCTTTAATCACATTACCAATGTATGATACCAAATCAGTTGCTGAAAAGCCGTTTCCTTTATCATCATACGCCCTATCACCTGAAACACCATTTATGAAAACTCCTAAAGCAGCAGAGTCAAATGAATTTAGGCCTTGTGCAAGCAAACTGGCACATATTCCAGCTAATGCATCCCCAGTTCCACCAACAGTCATTCCGGCATTGCCAGATTTATTAATTCTAAAACTAGTGCCTGACAATATTAAATCATATTTGCCTTTAACTAGAACAGTCCCTTTAATTTGACCAGTGATTTTTTGAAATTCAGATATGTTTTCATCGACCTTTTTAAAGTCATATGAGTTAATGTCCAACTTTAAATCATCACTAACATTGAAAAATGATTTAAACTCAAAGATATGAGGAGTCAATATAATATCTTCACGATTTTTGATTAATGATAAATTAACTTGTTTTAAGCTATCTGCATCCAATATAATTGGTTTTTTAATTTTTGTAGCTAAAACATTGAATAAATTTGAAGTTTCATCATCAATTCCAGCGCCAGGACCCATTAAAACAGCATCAACATCACCAACAATTGACAATATCTCATCAGCATGACTTAATGATAGTTTATCCCCCTCAAGTGATTTTACAATTAAATCAGGAGAGGTTGCCTTGATAGCTTCAGCTGATTTTTCAGGTGTTGCAACATAGACCAAATCAGCACCGGCGCCAATAGCTGCCATACCTGCAATCGCAGGCGCACCAGAGTAATCATTACTTCCACCAATGATTAACAAACGTCCATTGTTTCCTTTATGAGATGATGAATCTCTATTTTTAAGTCTTAAAAAATCCCCATAACTTACAAAGTATTCGGCTTCAAACGGTATTCCAATATCGGCAGTTACAAGACCTCCAACACATTTTTCATCAGCATGCCTTACACCATCCTTGATTTTATGAAAACTAATTGTATAATCAGGAATCACGGCCAAATCACTTACCTCACCGTTTAATGGGTCCATTCCAGAAGGCACGTCAACACTAATTTTAATTCCATTTGACTTATTAATAACTTCAATGGCTCTTTTAATATTAGTCTGAAGTTTTCCTTTAATTCCAGTTCCTAAAAGTCCATCAACAATAATATATTCCCCTTTAGAGTTTTTATTAACCTCAGTATTATCAATATCTTCAAGAGTTTTTAAATTATAAATTGTTAAGTGTGATAGACGAGGATGCATGTTTTGCAAAATATCAAAGTTTATTTTAGCTTCAGCTGAACGTATATTATCCTTTAGCATGTAAATATCCACATCATAACCTCTGTTCAACAAATATCTTGCAGCTACAAAACCATCTCCACCATTTCCACCAGAGCCTGTAAAAATTATTATTTTAACAGGTTTTGAAAATGTATAAACTGCAATTTTGCCTATTTCTTCAGCTAAAGACTTTCCAGCCGATTCCATCAAACATAATCGAGACAATCCCAAATATTCGCAATTAAAATCTGTAACCATCATATCAATAGGACGCATAATATCCCACACTTTTAATATCTACAACAATACTTGTATTGTATTTACTATTAATTAAATTTTTTCAAATCCAAAACTTTACGAAAATTGATTAAATTCCTAGCAATAGCTTTATCACTAAATTTATATGAAAAATATAATAAACAAACATTGTTTAAATTGTTCACAAAACGGACAAACTTATTCCTATTAGTTACTCCCATAAGATGACATAATTTTTCACATACTCCCATTAGCTCACTACACAAGACAATACGTACAGAAAAAAATAAAGGTTGCTATTGTCTCATTATTATAAAAAGAACAATGCATTAATAGTTGATTAAACCAGTATCTTGATTTATCCCTAGATTTTGTAGGTATGATTTGAAAAGATTGTTTTTTAATTTATATTTGCCTCTTGCTGGTTTGATTATCATGTTTTTCTTAATTAAATTTTTTAATAATGCTGAGGGTTCTGAGTTTAAATTAGCATTATATTTTATATAAGAATAGGATAAAACTGTTT containing:
- a CDS encoding NAD-dependent protein deacylase; translated protein: MSKINQLQEIINNSDNIVFFRGTSVSTESGIPDFRSESGIYKSLEKYGDLSENIISHSYYLDHTEEFFEYYKDTLVFKNAHPNPAHLKLAEMEKAGKLKAVITKNIDGLHQKAGSEEVLELHGSVHRNYCQICNRQYGLDHVLESERIPRCECGGIVKPDVVLYGEPLKNAVLNFSVDLISQADTLIIGGTSLVVYPAAGLINYFNGENLVL
- a CDS encoding helix-turn-helix domain-containing protein, which encodes MSGKSKINVFNKMTKIALDEEISNCVAYHRYYQRLIAVKIVSEGNTITNAANILGKSYQTVHRWIKTCESDRIRRFKTIFWWWKTIKINL
- a CDS encoding winged helix-turn-helix domain-containing protein, yielding MNLIGLEGLKPSFGGGRPSKLTYDQLIELDKLIEKTPNMSMKDVHKLVNEKFNVNYSLKQIGKIIKKLGYNYSKAYPKFSKSPKDAEEQLKKT
- a CDS encoding transposase, producing MSTNPYLSKKIALYLNIELIYLPPYSPHLNPIEQIWRQMKKEIKHYYLKSKEFLQELTIKTYNESISGTKVHDKWLETFIPKV
- the sfsA gene encoding DNA/RNA nuclease SfsA; translated protein: MDYVRGIFKARPNRFIAEVEIDGNKEIAHVPNTGRCKELLVEDAVVWLKPSDNPNRKTKFSLHFVENKGVLVSLYSQQANSIVYDAIINGKIKELEGYDYHVREKTADNSRIDIYLSREDEECYVEVKGVTLIVDGEARFPDAPTERGAKHLKELIKLKKEGNRCCVFFLIQHPIGKFFRPNWENDPKFSQTLNDAYDAGVEILVYRCNNQLEGIELVPESLDFDLGENITNGIVND
- a CDS encoding NAD(P)H-hydrate dehydratase codes for the protein MRPIDMMVTDFNCEYLGLSRLCLMESAGKSLAEEIGKIAVYTFSKPVKIIIFTGSGGNGGDGFVAARYLLNRGYDVDIYMLKDNIRSAEAKINFDILQNMHPRLSHLTIYNLKTLEDIDNTEVNKNSKGEYIIVDGLLGTGIKGKLQTNIKRAIEVINKSNGIKISVDVPSGMDPLNGEVSDLAVIPDYTISFHKIKDGVRHADEKCVGGLVTADIGIPFEAEYFVSYGDFLRLKNRDSSSHKGNNGRLLIIGGSNDYSGAPAIAGMAAIGAGADLVYVATPEKSAEAIKATSPDLIVKSLEGDKLSLSHADEILSIVGDVDAVLMGPGAGIDDETSNLFNVLATKIKKPIILDADSLKQVNLSLIKNREDIILTPHIFEFKSFFNVSDDLKLDINSYDFKKVDENISEFQKITGQIKGTVLVKGKYDLILSGTSFRINKSGNAGMTVGGTGDALAGICASLLAQGLNSFDSAALGVFINGVSGDRAYDDKGNGFSATDLVSYIGNVIKDGLC